Genomic DNA from Vanessa atalanta chromosome 17, ilVanAtal1.2, whole genome shotgun sequence:
TGAAAACGCTCATTATCACGGACAGAATTTGAATGTTGTCCAAGAAAGACCTGAACGTACACAAGCTGCTAACGAAAGACATGCGGCAGTTCTTCGTCAAGAGTACGAGAGCGATGGACAAGGTTACGCATATGCATACGAGACCGAAAATGGTATTTATGGTGAAGAAAATGGTGTAGCGAAGAATGGTGTCATAGCAGAAGGAGCATATTCTTACACCGGTGACGATGGAATTCAATACaccatcaagtaaatattatgtataagtaactttatatcataattatggaGCTCGGAGACTGGATGTTGGGAGTTTGTACATTCTCGTCCCTCGAAAGCACGTGAATCGGTTGGTTCCGCAGCTGAACTCTTACCGGTCATGTCAGATTTACCGTTCCATCAAATTATGAGAGTGAATGATTTGTGTGTCATTTTTGTTTGCACAGATAcatatttgtgcactataattgTTAtgtgtagttggctggtcttccTAGAGATTCACCGCTGTGACCGAATTCGGTCGACATCTTCATCAATCATGgatccaataaataataatataatatagtccatgtttacgtaatttaatctttaaataaatcgggctttatgttaaataagaataattataatagaaaatagtttttttttttgtttatgtaaaagCTGTTCTTGTTCGACATACCAACCATTCAATAGTCGCAACTATCGAATagttaataacttaaataaatgtcataacaTAATGTTTTACTTTAGATATACTGCTGACGAAAATGGCTTCAGACCACATGGGGATCATTTACCAACACCTCCCCCAATTCCTGAAGAAATCCTCAAGTCTCTAGAACAAAATGCCCGTGATGAAGCAGCTGGAATTTATGATGATGGTATGTGTTCTAATTATTCAGAAAAAAGGACTTTAACTGgtgtttgataatttaattacaacaacCTTTTAAATACTTgtgaatttattgtttatctttGCTACTCCAGGATCCTACGATGAAGAAAAGTATGGCGAAAAAGCTGAATACAATATAAACCACGGTAACCATGGTATTGAGCAGCAAGCCAATATTGTTGTGCACGATGACCACGATCACATTGCAAACGCCGAAGAAGGAAACCCGATAGTCACCGATGCAATTCTCGTACCCGAACCTCACTTGCAACGACCTATTTTCAGAAATCCCACTCTTGGACAGCACGTTATTGTAAATATCCCTGTCAATAAAAGCTACCTACCACCAATTCACCAGCAGACCATAGAAGATCGATCATCTGAAGGTGGAAAGCCCGTTTTCGGAACGAAGAATCGCCAACACAGCTTTAACTCAAAGAGtggatataagtattaaaagatGTCTCGGTTATGTTAATTTTCCTCAAACAGtattaaactattttgttaattgattattttattttcctaccCCTATTTTCCTAAAAGTATTTCTTGTGACTTTTTATtccaaaagataaaaaagttgcagaaaaaaacatataaaatgacTCAGAACGCCAGACTCAGGAAGTGTATGAAAATCGAATCGGATATCTGATAGAAAAAATTTAGGCCGAGTGAATATACCATATAATACTCATTAGTCGTGTAAAAAGGCTTAATTTGATTCACAAATTAATGATCTAAACATTATACACGTTAAGTTATggcataaaaatcataattttgttCCATATTATTACAAGATTGTATAATCTGTCtggttgaattaattttaattgcaaattttTTTTGCTAGCTTTATATTGCTCACACGTGAAAGTCAAGACGAGTCTCTacgataaataagtaaaaaagatTGAGGTTGCCGCGACGATGTCTGCTTAGGTCTTATGGTATTTTCGGTTTGAAAATCTTGGAAATTCTGCTTGATATATTTCTTCGTTTGATGACTGATGGTAATGTATCGCTGGTATTATATTGTGATAgagtttgtgtttaaatttcACAGATCTATTTCCATTCATGATAactaatataatagtataacaGTCCTACAAAAATTGTCATCATCTCTGAATTGAAAACCCcatttattaaaacttcaaaacaatgataaaatttaatcgaatcacgacgaataattttatttagtttatttcgaGTAAACGAGTTATTATGATTATCGAATTAACTTTTACTGTTGGTAAAAATACTGATTGcgtttatttatctgtatttggTATTTACCTTCGgtataaatatgattaagaaaaaaaaaaataacgatattttaagtaggtacaaatttaattttattacttacatatatagtCATGTTCTACAATTATGATTTACGTTGTATTTTCACGTAACGATTCCGTAATTAGGGagattatattaagttaatttaatactagTCGTCCTAATTTCGAGCGGATATCTAAAGTTACGACTTTaacctgtttttatttattttacaaataagtatATGAAGAAGTTAAGGCAGCGttctttgatataattatgtatagatCTTTGCACTGACGAAGAtgttaaaaaatgaattgataaaaacttatcaatcaaatttttatattttttgtcgttTTCTAACTCATCGTGTAAACACGACTGACgctcaatataatttaacgtggaggcgTGTCTTcgtgacataaatatataataataagtaaacatataatatattatatatgagagTAAAACGACCTCCgcagtcgagtagtgtgtacaccggttttcatgggtacgccactccgaggttccgggaTCGATtaccagccgagtcgatgtagaaaaagttcattagttttctatgttattttaggtctgggtgtttgtggtgccgtcgttacttctgattttcaataacacaagtgctttagctacttaaattgggatcagagtaatgtatgtgatgttgtccaaatatattataaaaaaagtgtgatgttaatatttaatcaagttGGCTTAGTGGTCAGAACGCGTAGACCATAACTGATATTAGCAGGATCAAAGCAGGAAGCTCTACGAAGTTCTCCACGCAAAATTGCTATTATTAAGCTCAAcactaatgtaaaatattacccACGAGCCCGCTGTCATGAAGCGTGATGGATTAATCTTTAAATCTTAAGTCTCCGGCCAGAAGTGACACATAAACGGgttgttacataaatatgtacataattgttATTAGATAACTTGATATAACTTATGAATGAATgtgatttatgtaaatattatctaaaaaatatgttaattatctattttgttatacatatttataactagtAATGCCTCACTGTTCCTTTCGCGTTCAAGTTATAGTATGAcataaaatggttaaaaaaatttaaaccttaCAATATTCGCGAGAGATGTtcctgataataattttaatttattatatctgattattttatttatttatttaacacttttttgtacaccacaagCACAATCacaaacgattacaaaatatacaaactaataaactaatggtgaaacaaaaggcggccttatggcttattagccatttcttccagactacCTTGGGTTAGAGGATTGTGTTTGGAAGACAGTATAGGGTGGTGCAAttttaaatactcttaaaataagtattaataatacaataatacatattatgttgaatgttattattgataatatgcatacgtacatatatgtatttaatagagTCTAGAATAGGCTGGAATTCcgatttattcataattttaaccaAGTTGAAAATATCTCCGACaaacgtaaacaaaaataaaaaaaaaattttttattaacaactttaaaatacattttaatcacaGACAGacgttttaatgttatttctttATAGAATTTACCGTCGGCTGGCGTACTGTAAAATACGGAATacgtttatatttgtgtttttagttTGTATGTCAAAACCTACTTCcgtataaaaagaaaatctatCATAAAATATCTGTTTATCACGAGATCGATAGAAGATACAGagtgaaataaatattcgtGTTTCTAAAAGTTGTTCAAAACCAAGAACATCTtgtatgatggtaagtggtcaccactgctcatagacattgacgctataAGTTGTTACCATTTCTTATATCGTCTATGCACCGCTTACCTTGAGAACAAAGATATAATGTCATATGTGACTTTAGTTACtttggctcacttacccttcaaacttaaacacaacaatattgttattgcttggcggtagaatttgaTGAGTGGATGAACCCTACCCAGgtgtgcacaaagccctaatagATTgcttttaattatcaaaaaatatttttttgaatcgGCACGTAATACTGCAAATGCAGCTTATCTCCGTTGAAAATGGCCGCCATACTTGAAATTAGTCAGGGAACATTTTACCCCTGTCTCTGTGTACCGTTAAATAACGAACAGGTAATGTTAAATGTTCATATAAACTCGGTCGTGACATATACAAAATacatgtacatttaaatataatatggttccttttacttataaaatcaaaatattctttgattTGAATATTGGAGATATCTAGTTCTTATGATTTAGTTTTTCCGAGATAAGACATTATATTCGAGAGGGgcaattcttttttatttacttgatggtagggctatgtgcaagcccgcctggataggtaccacccactcatcagatatactaccgcctaacagcagtactcagtattgttgtgtttcggtttgaagggtgagtgagccagtgtaactacaggcacaagggacataacatcttagttcccaaggttgatggcgcgttggtgatgtaaggaatggttaatatttcttacagcgccattttctatgagcggtggtgaccacttaccatcaagtggcccgtttgctcgtccgtctaccgatgtaaaaaaaatctcaattaatCAATAAGTACCTACTAGAAAACAAAGCatataatcgaatatatttGATAACCATTTTCATTAATAGAAACACCATCAAGTCTTatgtaattagtataaaaattatcatgtGATCGTTCTTCACGTTGTGTTATATCACATTCGACTTTGTCTTCAGTTTATTATACTGCAATTACTCCTTTAAAAATGTCAAGGTATGACCATATCATGATTTAAGCTCTAACGTGActgaatatcaaaaataaacgcTCTTAATAGTTCCTTTGGACAGTAACAATTA
This window encodes:
- the LOC125070626 gene encoding uncharacterized protein LOC125070626; this translates as MKSIILLSILALTSGAKLNRAYLPPEHAQSSSGSEFLEAPISQPIVVDEDVVYHKSSGEINGINANQQQINGFIQIGSHGSSFAHGTEAHENAHYHGQNLNVVQERPERTQAANERHAAVLRQEYESDGQGYAYAYETENGIYGEENGVAKNGVIAEGAYSYTGDDGIQYTIKYTADENGFRPHGDHLPTPPPIPEEILKSLEQNARDEAAGIYDDGSYDEEKYGEKAEYNINHGNHGIEQQANIVVHDDHDHIANAEEGNPIVTDAILVPEPHLQRPIFRNPTLGQHVIVNIPVNKSYLPPIHQQTIEDRSSEGGKPVFGTKNRQHSFNSKSGYKY